One window from the genome of Mucilaginibacter ginsenosidivorans encodes:
- the moaC gene encoding cyclic pyranopterin monophosphate synthase MoaC, giving the protein MEFTHLDEKGQATMVDVGEKQISRRTATARSVVSLPSEVLAQLVNGDIQTKKGSVFQTAIIAGIMAAKKTGDLIPLCHPLGLDNCQVSIHLNEEQEVVIDCTATITAKTGVEMEALVGASIAALTIYDMCKALSHDIVIRETKLMEKTGGKRDFKRA; this is encoded by the coding sequence ATGGAGTTTACACATTTAGATGAAAAGGGGCAGGCGACAATGGTTGATGTAGGCGAAAAACAAATTTCCCGCCGTACGGCTACTGCACGCAGCGTTGTTTCCCTGCCATCAGAGGTATTAGCGCAGCTGGTTAACGGCGATATTCAAACCAAAAAAGGCTCGGTTTTCCAGACCGCGATCATAGCCGGCATCATGGCCGCCAAGAAGACCGGCGATTTAATACCGCTTTGCCATCCGCTGGGCCTTGATAATTGCCAGGTCAGTATTCACTTGAATGAGGAGCAGGAGGTTGTAATAGATTGTACGGCGACTATCACAGCCAAAACAGGCGTCGAAATGGAAGCGTTGGTTGGGGCATCAATAGCGGCTTTGACCATTTATGATATGTGCAAGGCGCTGAGCCATGATATTGTGATCAGGGAAACCAAACTGATGGAAAAGACAGGAGGGAAGCGTGACTTCAAAAGAGCATAA